A single region of the Vicia villosa cultivar HV-30 ecotype Madison, WI linkage group LG4, Vvil1.0, whole genome shotgun sequence genome encodes:
- the LOC131597395 gene encoding uncharacterized protein LOC131597395: protein MAQMLSFMKDLRDEQEKAREVRSQYEEIPNDGNPLLGFVRGFDPHKSNAHSSKRVTRTHEVGEASHEGFIPTTQKEGAPRTVRIPANNPPKDDDYVDLQYGEADETNQEPQHKQTQSDYEESAINSGQIKALEERLKAVEGYDVPMPPPLPGKIPPKFNQNERCEFHANSPGHTLEKCWAFKHKVQDLIESGAIAFDKPNVKTNPMPRHDDTVNTIEVVTEQELVQQRSSPIDALKRYLLTKGFILDHNEAFKNTLQRLVDQGVIQLKEYPEEEYMAMLDRNEPLIIPSQGARKPLIIPCPQAPLLIPTQGHTRIIPVKAPYPVDKMKAVPWEYNSVTNTVVTNIVGPGGMTRSGRIFSTARPNENLAQASNQTTVVPTEEGMSKDKEITNKDAEEFLALIKKSDYRVGDQLHQTPSKISLLSLLVHSEKHRDALMKILNAAHVTKDVIVNQFDGMVANLTTGACLSFSDHELPSQGKEHNKALHISIQCGKAHLSRFLIDTGSSLNVMPKSTLDKIALEGLVVRPSHLVVKAFDGSQSPVFGEVYLPVVVCPHTFCINFQVMEIEPAYTCLLGRPWIHAAGAVTSTLHQKVKFVDGNFIVTVNGEEDIFVSNLDSYRYIEAGEGALETSFQALEIATAVTLPVEKI, encoded by the exons ATGGCTCAAATGTTGAGTTTCATGAAGGACTTAAGAGATGAACAGGAAAAGGCTAGGGAAGTTCGGAGTCAGTATGAGGAAATACCGAACGATGGCAACCCGCTGTTAGGATTTGTTCGAGGCTTTGACCCTCACAAGTCAAATGCCCACTCCTCTAAGAGAGTTACCAGAACCCATGAAGTGGGAGAAGCTTCCCATGAAGGATTCATTCCCACCACTCAGAAAGAGGGGGCACCTCGCACTGTTCGCATCCCTGCTAACAATCCGCCTAAGGATGACGACTACGTGGATTTGCAATATGGGGAGGCTGATGAAACAAATCAGGAACCCCAACATAAGCAAACCCAATCTGATTATGAAGAAAGTGCTATAaatagtggacaaatcaaggcgctagaagaaaGGCTGAAAGCAGTAGAAGGATATGACGT GCCTATGCCACCCCCGCTCCCCGGAAAGATTCCACCCAAATTTAACCAAAACGAAAGGTGCGAATTTCACGCTAACTCCCCCGGACACACACtagagaaatgttgggctttcaaaCACAAGGTTCAAGACttgatagagtcaggggcaatcgctTTTGACAAACCTAACGTCAAAACGAATCCCATGCCTCGTCATGATGACACAGTCAATACGATCGAGGTCGTCACTGAGCAAGAGTTAGTTCAACAACGGAGttcccccatagatgcccttaagaggtattTACTTACAAAGGGGTTCATCCTAGATCATAACGAAGCTTTTAAGAACACCCTGCAAAGACTCGTGGACCAAGGAGTGATCCAGTTAAAAGAGTATCCTGAGGAGGAGTATATGGCCATGCTAGATAGGAATGAGCCATTAATAATACCCAGTCAAGGGGCAAGGAAGCCTCTAATTATCCCTTGTCCCCAAGCACCATTGCTGATACCGACACAAGGGCATACCAGGATTATCCCAGTCAAAGCTCCATACCctgtggacaagatgaaagcggtcCCTTGGGAATATAATTCTGTCACTAATACTGTCGTGACAAACATTGTTGGGCCTGGGGGCATGACTCGTAGTGGCCGCATATTCAGTACTGCACGACCAAATGAAAACTTGGCGCAAGCAAGTAATCAAACTACTGTAGTCCCGACTGAAGAAGGCATGTCCAAGGATAAGGAGATCACCAATAAAGATGCTGAAGAGTTTTTGGCATTAATAAAGaaaagtgattatagagtggGGGACCAGTTACACCAAACTCCGTCCAAAATATCACTCCTCTCGCTACTAGTGCACTCGGAGAAACATCGAGAcgccttgatgaaaatcctgaatgcCGCGCACGTGACCAAAGACGTCATTGTAAACCAATTcgatggaatggtggctaatctcacTACCGGGGCATGCTTAAGTTTCAGTGATCATGAGCTACCCTCACAAGGGAAGGAGcataacaaagccttgcatatctccatacaatgtgggAAAGCTCACTTGTCTAGATTTCTAATCGACACAGGTTCATcattaaacgtgatgccaaaatCCACGCTCGATAAGATAGCGTTGGAAGGTCTAGTAGTTAGACCAAGTCATCTGGTAGTCAAGGCCTTCGATGGATCACAAAGTCCGGTATTTGGAGAAGTATACCTCCCTGTGGTAGTGTGTCCccacaccttctgcatcaatttccaagtgatggaaattgaaCCAGCTTATACTTGCTTATTGGGACGTCCCTGGATTCATGCCGCTGGGGCAGTTACCTCCACTCTCCATcagaaagtaaaatttgtggaCGGAAACTTTATAGTGACCGTCAATGGGGAggaggacatctttgttagcaacCTGGATTCGTACCGATACATCGAGGCTGGAGAAGGGGCGTTAGAAACCTCATTCCAAGCACTAGAGATCGCGACTGCTGTCACACTACCGGTAGAGAAGATAtga